A single genomic interval of Daucus carota subsp. sativus chromosome 1, DH1 v3.0, whole genome shotgun sequence harbors:
- the LOC135151222 gene encoding protein Ycf2, with translation MKGHQFKFWIFELREILREIKNSHYFLDSWTQFNSVGSFIHIFFHQEHFIKLFDPRIWSILLSRNSQGSTSNRYFTIKGVVILFVVAVLIYRINSRNMVERKNLYLIGLLPIPMNSIGPRNDTLEESVGSSNINRLIVSLLYLPKGKKISESCFLNPKESTWVLPITKKCSMPESNWGSRWWRNWIGKKRDSSQLKGSSDQSRDPLDSISNEDSEYHTLINQRKIQQLKERSILWDPSFLQTERTEIESDRFPKSLSGYSSMSRLFTEREKQVINHLLPEEIEEFLGNPTRSVRSFFSDRWSELHLGSNPTERSTRDHKLLKKQQDLSFVPSRRSEKKEMVNIFKIITYLQNTVSIHPISSYPGCDMVPKDEPDMDSSNKISFLNKNPFLDLFHLFHDRNMGGYTLHHDFESEERFQEMADLFTLSITEPDLVYHKGFAFSIDSYGLDQKQFLNEVFNSRDESKKKSLLALPPFFYEENESFYRRIIKKWVRISCGNDLEDPKPKKMVFASNNLNVLNRFFLMNRSDRNFEYGIQRDQIGKDTLNHRTRMKYMINQHLSNLKKSQKRWFDPLILISRTERSTNRDPDAYRYKWSNGSNNFQEHLDHFVSERKSRFRVVFDRLRINQYSIDWSEVIDKKGLSKPFRFFLSKSLLFLSKSLLFLSKFLFFLSNSLPFFFVSFGNIPIHRSEIYIYELKGPNDQLCNQLLESIGLQIVHLKKLKPFLLDDHDTSQKSKFLINGGTISPFLFNKIPKWMIYSFHTRNNRRKSFANTDSYFSTIFHDQDYWLNPVKPFHRSSLISSFYKANQLRFLNNPHHFCFYCNKRFPFYVEKARINNSDFTYGQFLNILFIHNKIFSLCVGKKKHAFWGRDTISPIESRVSNIFIPNDFPQGGGDETYNLYKSSHFPSRSDPFVRRAIYSIADISGTPLTEGQIVNFERTYCQPLSDLNLSDSEGKNSHQYLNFNSNMGLIHTPCSEKYLPSEKRKNRSLFLKKYVEKGQMYRTFQRDSAFSTLSKWNLFQTYIPWFLTSTGHKYLNWIFLDTFSGLLPIHLLPIHRLPILSSSQKFVSIFHDIMHVLDISWRILQKKLGLPQRNPIRKISSKCLHNLLLSEEMIHRNNESPLISTHLRSPNVREFLYSILFLLLVAGYLVRTHLIFVSRASSELQIEFEKVKSLMISSYMIELRKLLDRYPTSEPNSFWLKNLFLVALEQLGDSLEEIWGFASGGNMLLGGDSAYGVKSIRSKKKYLNINLIDLISIIPNPISRITFSRNTRHLSHTSKEIYSLIRKRKNVNGDWIDDKIESWVANSDSIDDEEREFLVQLSTLTTEKRIDQILLSLTHSDHLSKNDSGYQMIEQRGAIYLRYLVDIHKKYLMNYEFNTSCLAERRIFLAHYQTITYSQTSCGANSFHLPSHGKPFSLRLALSPSRGILVIGSIGTGRSYLVKYLATNSYVPFITVFLNKFLDNLSEDIDASEDIDASEDIDASEDIDASDDIDRDLHTELELLTMDMMSEKDRFYITLQFELAKAMSPCIIWIPNIHDLDVNESNYFSLGLLVNHLSRDCERCSTRNILVIASTHIPQKVDPALIAPNKLNTCIKIRRLLIPQQRKHFFTLSYTRGFRLEKKMFHTNGFGSITMGSNARDLVALTNEALSISITQKKSIIDTNTIRSAFHRQTWDLRSQVRSVQDHGILFYQIGRAVAQNVLLSNCPIDPISIYIKKKSCNEGDSYLYKWYFELGTSMKKLTILLYLLSCSAGSVAQDLWSLPGPDERNGITSYGLVENDSDLVHGLLQVEGALVGSSRTEKDCSQFDNDRVTLLLRPEPRNPLDMMQNGSCSILDQRFLYEKNESEFEEGEGALDPQQIEEDLFNHIVWAPRIWHPWGILFDCIERPNELGFPYWSRSFRGKRILYDEEDELQENDSEFLQSGTMQYQTRDRSSKEQGFFRISQFIWDPADPLFVLFKDQSSVSVFSHRELFADEEMSKGLLTSQTDPPTSIYKRWFIKKTQEKHFELLINRQRWFRTTSSLSNGSFRSNTLSESYQYLSNLFLSNGTLLDQMTKTLLRKRWLFPDEMKIGFMEQEKDFPFLSRKVMWP, from the coding sequence ATGAAAGGACATCAattcaaattctggattttcgaATTAAGAGAGAtattgagagagatcaagaattCTCACTATTTCTTAGATTCATGGACCCAATTCAATTCAGTGGGATCTTTCATTCACATTTTTTTCCACCAAGAACATTTTATAAAACTTTTTGACCCCCGAATTTGGAGTATCCTACTTTCACGCAATTCGCAGGGTTCAACAAGCAATCGATATTTCACGATCAAGGGTGTAGTAATACTCTTTGTAGTAGCGGTCCTTATATATCGTATTAACAGTCGAAATATGGTcgaaagaaaaaatttatatttgatagGACTTCTTCCTATACCTATGAATTCCATTGGACCCAGAAATGATACATTGGAAGAATCCGTCGGGTCTTCCAATATCAATAGGTTGATTGTTTCCCTCCTGTATCTTCCAAAAGGAAAAAAGATCTCTGAGAGTTGTTTCCTGAATCCGAAAGAGAGTACTTGGGTTCTCCCAATAACTAAAAAGTGTAGCATGCCTGAATCTAACTGGGGTTCGCGGTGGTGGAGGAACTGGATCGGAAAAAAGAGGGATTCTAGCCAATTGAAAGGATCTTCTGATCAATCCAGAGATCCTTTGGATTCCATTAGTAATGAGGATTCGGAATATCACACATTGATCAATCAAAGAAAGATTCAACAACTAAAAGAAAGATCGATTCTTTGGGATCCTTCCTTTCTTCAAACGGAACGAACAGAGATAGAATCAGACCGATTCCCGAAAAGCCTTTCTGGATATTCCTCAATGTCCCGGCTATTCACGGAACGTGAGAAGCAGGTGATTAATCATCTGCTTCCGGAAGAAATCGAAGAATTTCTTGGGAATCCTACAAGATCCGTTCGTTCTTTTTTCTCTGACAGATGGTCAGAACTTCATCTGGGTTCGAATCCTACTGAGAGGTCCACTAGAGATCATAAATTGTTGAAGAAACAACAAGATCTTTCTTTTGTCCCTTCGAGGCGGTCGGAAAAGAAAGAAATGGTTAATATATTCAAGATAATtacatatttacaaaataccGTCTCAATTCATCCTATTTCATCATATCCGGGATGTGATATGGTTCCGAAGGATGAACCGGATATGGACAGTTCCAATAAGATTTCATTCTTGaacaaaaatccatttcttgatttatttcatCTATTTCATGACCGGAACATGGGAGGATACACGTTACACCATGATTTTGAATCAGAAGAGAGATTTCAAGAAATGGCAGATTTATTCACTCTATCAATAACCGAGCCGGATCTGGTGTATCATAAGGGATTTGCCTTTTCTATTGATTCCTACGGATTGGATCAAAAACAATTCTTGAATGAGGTATTCAACTCTAGGGATGAAtcgaaaaaaaaatctttattgGCTCTACCTCCTTTTTTTTATGAAGAGAATGAATCTTTTTATCGAAGGATCATAAAAAAATGGGTCCGGATCTCCTGCGGAAATGATTTGGAAGatccaaaaccaaaaaaaatggTATTTGCTAGCAACAACCTAAATGTATTGAATCGATTCTTTTTAATGAATAGATCCGATCGCAACTTCGAATATGGAATTCAAAGGGATCAAATAGGAAAGGATACTCTGAATCATAGAACTAGAATGAAATATATGATCAACCAACATTTATCGAATTTGAAAAAGAGTCAGAAGAGATGGTTCGATCCTCTTATTTTGATTTCTCGAACCGAGAGATCCACGAATCGGGATCCTGATGCATATAGATACAAATGGTCCAATGGGAGCAATAATTTCCAGGAACATTTGGACCATTTCGTTTCTGAGCGGAAGAGCCGTTTTCGAGTAGTGTTCGATCGATTACGTATTAATCAATATTCGATTGATTGGTCTGAGGTTATCGACAAAAAAGGTTTGTCTAAGCCATTTCGTTTCTTTTTGTCCAAGTCACTTCTTTTTTTGTCCAAGTCACTTCTTTTTTTGTCcaagtttcttttctttttgtctaaCTCACTTCCTTTTTTCTTTGTGAGTTTCGGGAATATCCCCATTCATAGGTCCGAGATCTACATCTATGAATTGAAAGGTCCGAATGATCAACTCTGCAATCAGTTGTTAGAATCAATAGGTCTTCAAATCGTTcatttgaaaaaattgaaaccCTTCTTATTGGATGATCATGATACTTCCCAAAAATCGAAATTCTTGATCAATGGAGGAACAATATCACCGTTTTTGTTCAATAAGATACCAAAGTGGATGATTTACTCATTCCATACTAGAAATAATCGTAGGAAATCCTTTGCTAACACGGATTCCTATTTCTCAACGATATTTCACGATCAAGACTATTGGCTGAATCCCGTGAAACCATTTCATAGAAGTTCATtgatatcttctttttataaagCAAATCAACTTCGATTCTTGAATAATCCACATCACTTCTGCTTCTATTGTAATAAAAGATTCCCTTTTTATGTGGAAAAGGCCCGTATCAATAATTCTGATTTTACGTATGGACAATTCCTCAATATCTTGTTCATTCACAACAAAATTTTTTCTTTGTGCGTCggtaaaaaaaaacatgcttTTTGGGGGAGAGATACTATTTCACCAATCGAGTCACGGGTATCTAACATATTCATACCTAACGATTTTCCACAAGGTGGTGGTGACGAAACGTATAACTTGTACAAATCTTCCCATTTTCCAAGTCGATCCGATCCATTCGTTCGTAGAGCTATTTACTCGATCGCAGACATTTCTGGAACACCTCTAACAGAGGGACAGATAGTCAATTTTGAAAGAACTTATTGTCAACCTCTTTCAGATCTGAATCTATCTGATTCAGAAGGGAAGAACTCGCATCAGTATCTCAATTTCAATTCAAACATGGGTTTGATTCACACTCCATGTTCTGAGAAATATTTACCATCCGAAAAGAGGAAAAACCGGAGTCTTTTTCTAAAGAAATACGTTGAGAAAGGGCAGATGTATAGAACCTTTCAACGAGATAGTGCTTTTTCAACTCTCTCAAAATGGAATCTATTCCAAACATATATACCATGGTTCCTTACTTCGACAGGGCACAAATATCTAAATTGGATATTTTTAGATACTTTTTCAGGCCTATTGCCGATACACCTATTGCCGATACACCGATTGCCAATACTAAGTAGCAGTCAAAAATTTGTATCCATTTTTCATGATATTATGCATGTATTAGATATATCCTGGCGAATTCTTCAGAAAAAGTTGGGTCTTCCACAACGGAATCCGATACGTAAGATTTCGAGTAAGTGTTTACATAATCTTCTTCTGTCCGAAGAAATGATTCATCGAAATAATGAGTCGCCGTTGATATCGACACACCTGAGATCGCCAAATGTTCGGGAGTTCCTCTATTCAatccttttccttcttcttGTTGCTGGATATCTCGTTCGTACACATCTTATCTTTGTTTCCCGGGCCTCTAGTGAGTTACAGATAGAGTTTGAAAAGGTCAAATCTTTGATGATTTCATCATATATGATTGAGTTGCGAAAACTTCTGGATAGGTATCCTACATCTGAACCGAATTCTTTCTGGTTAAAGAATCTCTTTCTAGTTGCTCTGGAACAATTAGGAGATTCTCTAGAAGAAATATGGGGTTTTGCTTCTGGCGGCAACATGCTATTGGGTGGTGATTCCGCTTATGGGGTCAAATCAATACGTTCTAAGaagaaatatttgaatatcaatCTCATCGATCTCATAAGTATCATACCAAATCCCATCAGTCGAATCACTTTTTCGAGAAATACGAGACATCTAAGTCATACAAGTAAAGAGATCTATTCAttgataagaaaaagaaaaaatgtgAACGGGGATTGGATTGATGATAAAATCGAATCCTGGGTCGCAAACAGTGATTCGATTGATGATGAAGAAAGAGAATTCTTGGTTCAGCTCTCCACCTTAACGACAGAAAAAAGGATTGATCAAATTCTATTGAGTCTGACTCATAGTGATCATTTATCAAAGAATGACTCTGGCTATCAAATGATTGAACAACGGGGAGCAATTTACTTACGATACTTAGTTGACATTCATAAAAAGTATCTAATGAATTATGAGTTCAATACATCCTGTTTAGCAGAAAGACGGATATTCCTTGCTCATTATCAGACAATCACTTATTCACAAACCTCGTGTGGGGCTAATAGTTTTCATTTGCCATCTCATGGAAAACCCTTTTCGCTCCGCTTAGCCTTATCCCCCTCTAGGGGTATTTTAGTGATAGGTTCTATAGGAACTGGACGATCCTATTTGGTCAAATACCTAGCGACAAACTCCTATGTTCCTTTCATTACGGTATTTCTGAACAAGTTCCTGGATAATCTTAGTGAGGATATTGATGCTAGTGAGGATATTGATGCTAGTGAGGATATTGATGCTAGTGAGGATATTGATGCTAGTGACGATATCGATCGTGACCTTCATACGGAGCTGGAATTGCTAACTATGGATATGATGTCGGAAAAAGATCGATTTTATATCACCCTTCAATTCGAATTAGCAAAAGCAATGTCTCCTTGCATAATATGGATTCCAAACATTCATGATCTGGATGTGAATGAGTCAAATTACTTCTCCCTCGGTCTATTAGTGAACCATCTCTCCAGGGATTGTGAAAGGTGTTCCACTAGAAATATTCTTGTTATTGCTTCGACTCATATTCCCCAAAAAGTGGATCCCGCTCTAATAGCTCCGAATAAATTAAATACGTGCATTAAGATACGAAGGCTTCTTATTCCACAACAACGAAAGCACTTTTTCACCCTTTCATATACTAGGGGATTTCGCTTGGAAAAGAAAATGTTCCATACTAATGGATTCGGGTCCATAACCATGGGTTCCAATGCACGAGATCTTGTAGCACTTACCAATGAGGCCCTGTCGATTAGTATTACACAGAAGAAATCAATTATAGACACTAATACAATTAGATCCGCTTTTCATAGACAAACTTGGGATTTGCGATCCCAGGTAAGATCGGTTCAGGATCATGGGATCCTTTTCTATCAGATCGGAAGGGCTGTAGCACAAAATGTACTTCTAAGTAATTGCCCCATAGATcctatatctatctatattaaGAAGAAATCATGTAACGAAGGGGATTCCTATTTGTACAAATGGTACTTCGAACTTGGAACTAGCATGAAGAAATTAACGATACTTCTTTATCTTTTGAGTTGTTCCGCCGGATCGGTCGCTCAAGATCTTTGGTCTCTACCCGGACCCGATGAAAGAAATGGGATCACTTCTTATGGACTCGTTGAGAATGATTCTGATCTAGTTCATGGCCTATTACAAGTAGAAGGCGCTCTGGTGGGATCCTCGCGGACAGAAAAAGATTGCAGTCAGTTTGATAATGATCGAGTGACATTGCTTCTTCGGCCCGAACCAAGGAATCCCTTAGATATGATGCAAAACGGATCTTGTTCTATCCTTGATCAGAGATTTCTCTATGAAAAAAACGAATCGGAGTTTGAAGAAGGGGAAGGGGCTCTCGACCCGCAACAGATAGAGGAGGATTTATTTAATCACATAGTTTGGGCTCCTAGAATATGGCACCCTTGGGGCATTCTATTTGATTGTATCGAAAGGCCCAATGAATTGGGATTTCCCTATTGGTCCAGGTCATTTCGGGGCAAGCGGATCCTTTATGATGAAGAGGATGAGCTTCAAGAGAATGATTCGGAGTTCTTGCAGAGTGGAACCATGCAGTACCAGACACGAGATAGATCTTCCAAAGAACAAGGCTTTTTTCGAATAAGCCAATTCATTTGGGACCCTGCAGATCCACTCTTTGTCCTATTCAAAGATCAGTCCTCTGTCTCTGTGTTTTCACATCGAGAATTATTTGCAGATGAAGAGATGTCAAAGGGGCTTCTTACTTCCCAAACAGATCCTCCTACATCTATATATAAACGCTGGTTTATCAAGAAGACGCAAGAAAAGCACTTTGAATTGTTGATTAATCGCCAGAGATGGTTTAGAACCACTAGTTCATTATCTAATGGATCTTTCCGTTCTAATACTCTATCCGAGAGTTATCAGTATTTATCAAATCTATTCCTATCTAACGGAACTCTATTGGATCAAATGACAAAGACATTATTGAGAAAAAGATGGCTTTTCCCGGATGAAATGAAAATTGGATTCATGGAACAGGAGAAAGATTTCCCATTCCTTAGCCGGAAAGTTATGTGGCCATGA